ggctgctgaggagctggggatgcGTGGGGACGGATGAAGCGAGTGAGGGGGAAATCCAAAGAAAATCCCCTCTTTGATGCTGACTTGTAGCCGGCCCAGCCACCCACCTGCCTGAAACCAGCCTCCCACGGTCCCTCCCACTTTCACTTTCAGGGGCCATGCAGCTGCACCCCGGGGAGGtgcgggggggctgggggtcCAGGATGTGTCTGGCAGACTCGGTCCCTGGGAGGATCCTGGAATCAGGGCCACCACAGGCTGAAAGTGCCAGGCGCTGGGCAATGCCGGGCAATGCCAGGCAGGCCTGGCCTGGGCCTGCTGAGGGCTGGGCACCATTGTTGGCCCCTGTGTGCCGGGTGGGGGCACCGCACTCTGGGAAATGGGATGTAGAGGTGCAGACCCTGCCCTGCAGAGACATCCAcatcccagcccagctcctgggggCATCATACGGGTGGGGGCAGCTTCCGagccttcctgcaccctgaccaCTTCAGAGGCAGCTCGGGGGATGAAAGTCGCCCAGTGCTTCGTGTCACAAACCCCCTGAGGCCGCCAAGAGCCGAAATCAAACCCACCGCAGGCCCCGGCGTCGCCAGCTATTTATAGAAGCTGCAGGGGAAATGATTCTAAGGAGGAACCGGCAGGAGGGGCAGGAGCCCCCAGCTCTCCGTGCCCGCCCAGGCCAGGCCCACAGCCTCCCATTTCCGCCTAGGGCAGCACCAAGTGCTACTGGGCAGCCCAGTTCAGCTGCCAGAGCCCACGGGGGTGGGAGCCCAGCACTGGACGAAGAGATTCCTCTGCAGAGCAAGAAGCCATGGACAGCGTCTGGCCTCCCTTTTGCCCTGGCCTCCCCGCTGCACATGGTGCCAGCCAAGGCCCTCTCTGGCTACTGGGAGTCAGGCCTGGGCACTGTGCAGgcacccccccaacaccccctgGGTCCAGCAGGTAGCAGGGGGAAGTGCTTGCAGCTGGCAAGGCGGCACTCCTCCTCCCTCGCTTCCCCATTCCctcgctctctctccccctcccccagttttcTCTAAGTTGGGCGGCTTCTCTGCAAGCCCCGTTGGCTGGATTGGCGCGTGTTTATAGGAAAGAGTCTCTCCCCCATAGCCCCCCCCAGGGCTTGCTGAGCCCGCAGCCCCTAGTGTTCTAGGAACCAGACACCAAACCACACAGCCCCCCGGCGCCCCTCCCTTGCCCCAGTGCAGGCTGGCAGACACCAACCCCCTTCCCCGGTTGGGGGTGCGCGGTGCTATTTTTAGCCACTGGTCTattttggggtgtgggggctgtGTCACACGGGGGCTCGGCCCATCCCTGTCGCTGCTGCCATGGGCCAGCCTGTCAGCCAGAGCCCCTGAACCGCCCATGTGCAGCTGgcacccccagctcagccctggtGTGGGCCATGCCCCCCATCGCAGACCCTGGGGCAGTGGCATGGCTCAGCCCCAACGCCCCCAGCATGAGAGAGCTGGGAAGTTGCTTTGCAGGTGcctcggccccactcagcccagaaCATTCGCAGGGGCCgcgagcagggcaggggcatcGACGGGCACTCACCTTCCGCCCCCCCAGGACACAGCCCTCCCAGGGCGCTGGGCAGCACGGCAGGGAGGAGGACGCCTGACAGCAGTGGGGCCGGCCTGAGGCCAGGGAGCCTCTGATCCCATCTCTGCCCAGCCGGGCAGCGTGGCAGGAAGGACCGGCCGGGCATTGCCGACAGCTGCGGGCGGCATTGGCTTCttctggcctgcagagggcgctgcTGGGCACCGACCGGGGAGAGGCGCCTCGGAGCCGGAGTGCAAAGGAGTCGGCATGGGCAGcgcgtgtgtgtgtaggggggtatgtacgtgtgtgtgtgtgcaggggtgtgtgtgtgtgtgtgcagggggtatgtacatgtgtgtgcgtacagaggtgtgtgtgtgtgtgtgcatgtgtgtgcagggggtatgtatgtgtgtgtgtgttcaggggtgtgtgtgtgtaggggtatGTGCAtgtacacgtgtgtgtgtgtgtgtgtgtgtgcaggggataTGTACGTGCATATGTGTGcagggggtatgtgtgtgtgcatgtgtgtgcaggggtaatgtgtgtgtgcgcatgtgtgcagGGGTTATGttcgtgtgtgtgcgtgtatgtgcatgtgtgcaggagtgtgtgtgcatgcaggggTATGGGTGTGCATGCAGGGTTGTGCATGcaggggtgcatgtgtgtgtgcacaggggTGTATGTACATGTGTGCATGCAGgagtgcatgtgtgtctgtgcacGTGTGCAGGGATGTGGGTGTAGAGGTGTATGTACAGGCGTGTGAACAGgggtgtgtgtttgcatgtgcaGGGATGTGTGTGCCCATGCGTGTGCATGCTAGCCTGTGAGGGGGTGCATGGACATGCGTGTGACACACCTGGCTGGTCTGCCCAGTGAACCTGCTGTGGGGCCATGGGCTGTGATGTGGGGGTGcccggtgcttggggtggggaggtgcataTCAGAGCCATGGCAGGAAGGCCCCCACCCTTCAGCCATGATTCTAAGCTAAGGGAGACCATGTGCTCCCGGGCTGGGGTCCCTCCCTGCCTCACGCCCAGACCTAGCTGTGATGGAACAATACTTCTAGCCCTTCGCCAGCTGCCACAGTGGTTATcaagctccccaccccactgcttccccagctCCCCGGGCagcgctgcagctccccacccactGGGCACAGGAGGTGGGGCCGGCGCAGGGACAACACCTGGCAGCAGCGATTCGGTAGCACCGTTTATTGGAGTTATAAATAACAGCGATGGGCCGGGCATGTGGCTAGAAGAACACAGAGCTCCTCACGCAGCACCAGTGCTGGCCCGTCCCGGCTCCAGCAGGgcccctctgccctgccaggcTGGGCCTGGTGCTGTCTGCTGCATGCAGGACACCCTGCCAGTCATGATaactcccctgccagccccggagcccTCTAACAGGGGGGCTTTGGCTGCTGCTTGCCACCtggcccctgctccaccctcagCCCTGCTGGCTCCTTCTGCCAGCTCTGatctgcccccagcctctccccaccactctctgtgtctccctctaTGCACGGACCAgcctctgtgcccccaccccagagcccaagctCTGAGGCTTTCAGGATCCCCCTGAGCCCAGGGGATTGGGGCCTGTTCAGAGCCTCCATGGCTAAGAATTCACCCTATGCTGAGTCCTGCCCCCACTGCTACCTCCTTCCTGCTTCACCTCCTCCCCCCTTTGCAGACGTGCTCAGCCACTTTCTACCTCGaacccacacccagcccagcccagcccagcaggctCCCAGTGGGGGCTAAGACCCGCTCACGCCCTGGACCAGTGCCCAGAATGGATCAGCTTGCCCAGCATGTGGCAAGTGGGAAGGAGGTCGGGCTGGCACATAGACCTGCTCCCCTGCACTTGGCAGGTGTTTTATCTACTTTTCTTTACAAAAACAAGATAATTTGAAATAAATGTGAGAACCACCCAgtcccccgcccctgccccttcccccctgccaggCGCGTCTGACACcacagggcagggaaggggctggggggagggcagagggacagggtggggctgggggtaaggggagatgggctggggaagggtctggggggagggtagagggacggggtggggctgggggtaagGCGAgatgggctggggaagggtctggggggagggtagagggatggggtggggctgggggtaaggggagatgggctggggaagggtctGAGGGGAGGGTAGAGGGACGGGGGCTGGGGGTAAGGGGAgatgggctggggaagggtctggggggagggcagagggacgggggctggggtaaggggagatgggctggggaagggtctggggggagggcagagggacgGGGACTGGAGGTaaggggagatggggtggggaagggtctggggagggtagagggttgggggctgggggtaaggggagatggggtggggaagggtctggggggagggtagagggacgggggctgggggtaaggggagatggggtggggaagggtctgGGGGGAGGGTAGAGGGACGGGGGCTGGAGGTaaggggagatggggtggggaagggtctgGGGAGGGTAgagggatgggggctgggggtaaggggagatggggtggggaagggtctggggggagggtagagggacgggggctgggggtaaggggagatgggctggggaagggtctGGGGGGAGGGTAGAGGGACGGGGGCTGAGGGTAAGGGGAGATGGGGTGAGGAAcgggatgggggagggcagagggacagggtggggctggggtaaggggagatggggtgagggagggggcgagggaggggatgggggagggcagaggtgtGGGATTTccagagggatggggggggctgGAGATAAGGGGAAGAGGTGCGGGGGAGGAGGCTagggggcaggccaggggagtggggcagacAGGGGCTGACCAGGGCCATAGCGCTTGAGCTGGGGATAGCTGGGGAGGCCCATAGGCCCAAGCTGCAGGCTTGTGATGGGGTCGGGGCGGAGGGAGGCTGCAATGGGGTttctaggcagaggggccagaaGCTGCGGGGCCAGAGCCTAGCATAGGCAGCGGGGCCAGGCCTCAGAGGCGGGGGCCCGAGGGACGCTCCCCCACTCCACTTGGCTGCAGGGCCCGTGGCCACAGCGGGAGTAGCTGTGCTGGGCTGTGCCCCCGGCTCAGCGGGGCTTGGTGAGCAGGATCTCCAGCCAGCAGGGGCAGGCGGTGATGAACTGCCGGGAGTAGCAGGGGCCCCAGCCCTTGGCGAAGCTGATGCGGATGCTGTTGGGGTCGCAGGGCCCATCGCCTGGCCTCCGCCAGCTGGCCTGGCCACCCGCGCGCTCATAGTCAAAGACCTGCAGGGAGTAGCCGGGCAGCACCTTGCGCACGGGCAGGCCGCGGGCGCCAGGGGGCCCCAGCGTGGGAGAGCTGGCGAAGATGGGGTGCTCGCTGCGGTTGTAGGCCCACACCCCGTCCCGCTCCTGGCTCAGCAGCAGCCCACGGCCGATCTTGCTCCGTGCCCGGCGCACGGCCGCACTGCGCCTCTcagcctgcagctggcccagggagAAGCCGCTCCCCTGCGGCAGCTCGCAGAAGATGTTGACGGAGGTTTCGTGCACGGCGTAGAGACGGCCCACCCGTGTCCGGTGCTCCCAATAGGCCAGCTTGCACCAGCAGCCATCCCTGGTGGTGCTCCATGCCAGGCTCGGGTCTGCAGAGGTGAGAAGGGAACCCCTGAGCCCACGCACAGAGcagcccccagacacccccaccaAGCCCCCAGATAATGAACAGACCACCCAGGGACCCTCCCCGGCACTGGGAggcagcccctctggggtgggacgtGGGGGatgtttatacagggacccctcccccagcactggctGTGAGGAGGGGAACATTAGGGCTAGTTAAACAGGGATCCCTTGCCTGGTGCTGagaggcagctggctctggggtggggcacggggGCTGGTTAtgcagggacccctcgcctggtgctgAGAGGCAGctggctctgaggtggggcacgGGGGCTGGTTAtgcagggacccctcgcctggtgctgagaggcagctggctctggggtggggcacggggGCTGGTTAtgcagggacccctcgcctggtgctgagaggcagctggctctggggtggggcacggggGCTGGTTAtgcagggacccctcgcctggtgctgagaggcagctggctctggggtggggcacggggGCTGGTTAtgcagggacccctcgcctggtgctgagaggcagctggctctggggtggggcacggggGCTGATTAtgcagggacccctcgcctggtgctgagaggcagctggctctggggtggggcacggggGCTGGTTAtgcagggacccctcgcctggtgctgagaggcagctggctctggggtggggcgcgggGGCTGGTTAtgcagggacccctcgcctggtgctgagaggcagctggctctggggtggggcatgggggctggttatgcagggacccctcgcctggcacTGGCCATGGGTGAGCTGCAGAGCTCTGGACACAGCCACACAGAACCAGTTTAGCCCCggcagtggcagggggctgggtgcaggccGGCCTGAATGCCCCAGCTTGAAGTTCAGCCCAGCCAGCGGTGTGGGCAGGTGGGGAACGGCCCTGGGCTGTGCAAGGGCCAGTTTCAGGCCCCATCTCTGCTGGTGAAGAGGAGCTGCCTCGCTCTGCATCTCAGCGTGGCCGGCAGGGGCTCAGACCCACCACGCTGGCCCTCCTGGGCTTCTGGCTGCCTGACCCCACTGGCCCCAGCAGATGGCCATGACCCCCTCAGTGCCCCAGGCTCGGCCCCCCAGGGTATCGTGGggcagctgggct
The genomic region above belongs to Gopherus evgoodei ecotype Sinaloan lineage chromosome 24, rGopEvg1_v1.p, whole genome shotgun sequence and contains:
- the LOC115639398 gene encoding mothers against decapentaplegic homolog 6-like isoform X2, giving the protein MFRSRRASLVRRLWRYRCAGPGPEDGHGALKPAAHALFKKLKDEELELLVQAVESRGAGQSGCVWVARAEQRGTKQALPPQLLLCRLYRWPDLRDPHELKRLSCCQSFGGWRGCGEGATLCCNPHHLSRLAMPETPPPPYSKISPFSCPWAEVSERPNSSHLESGCNAHGDWRDPSLAWSTTRDGCWCKLAYWEHRTRVGRLYAVHETSVNIFCELPQGSGFSLGQLQAERRSAAVRRARSKIGRGLLLSQERDGVWAYNRSEHPIFASSPTLGPPGARGLPVRKVLPGYSLQVFDYERAGGQASWRRPGDGPCDPNSIRISFAKGWGPCYSRQFITACPCWLEILLTKPR